The following proteins are co-located in the Bathymodiolus thermophilus thioautotrophic gill symbiont genome:
- the coxB gene encoding cytochrome c oxidase subunit II, producing MKKLVVAFGLLLSFNAFAEYGLNMTEGVTSISRDIYGLHMMVFWVSVVIAIVVFGAMFYSLYAHRQSKGAVAANFHESTKAELVWTIVPIIILIGMAIPASKVLIDLEDTTKAEMSVKITGHQWKWQYDYPQEGISFISNLSQGSRDAVNGTDAGREKADNYLLDVDKRLVLPVDTSIRFLITSNDVIHNWWVRDFGVKQDANPGFINDAWAKIDKIGTYRGQCAELCGKDHGFMPIVVDVVSKADYKKWVSKQQAAAAAAVASASKTWSKADLMAKGKTIYNANCAACHKADGSGMPPVFPAMKGSVIANGTAAGHINIVLHGKGAMPTFKMLGDSDLAAVMTYERNAFGNTGSVVQPSDVKSAR from the coding sequence ATGAAAAAACTAGTCGTGGCATTTGGATTATTATTGAGTTTTAATGCGTTTGCCGAATACGGACTGAATATGACCGAAGGGGTCACTTCAATCAGCCGTGATATTTATGGTTTACACATGATGGTTTTTTGGGTGTCAGTCGTTATTGCCATTGTAGTATTTGGTGCGATGTTTTATTCACTATACGCACACAGGCAGTCAAAAGGTGCGGTTGCAGCGAATTTTCACGAAAGCACTAAGGCAGAGTTGGTATGGACAATCGTTCCAATTATTATCTTGATTGGTATGGCAATTCCAGCATCAAAAGTCTTGATTGATTTGGAAGACACAACCAAGGCTGAGATGAGCGTTAAAATCACAGGCCATCAGTGGAAATGGCAGTATGATTATCCTCAAGAGGGCATTAGTTTTATTTCAAACTTATCACAAGGCTCTAGAGATGCGGTTAACGGTACAGACGCAGGGCGTGAAAAGGCTGATAACTATTTATTGGATGTTGATAAGCGTCTGGTCTTGCCAGTGGACACCTCAATTCGTTTCTTAATCACTTCTAACGATGTTATTCACAATTGGTGGGTTCGTGATTTTGGCGTTAAACAAGATGCCAATCCGGGTTTTATTAATGATGCATGGGCTAAGATTGACAAAATTGGCACTTATCGTGGGCAGTGTGCTGAGTTATGTGGCAAAGACCATGGTTTTATGCCAATTGTGGTTGATGTGGTTTCTAAGGCAGATTATAAAAAATGGGTATCTAAGCAACAAGCAGCCGCAGCCGCAGCAGTAGCGAGCGCCAGTAAAACTTGGTCTAAAGCAGACTTAATGGCAAAGGGTAAGACAATTTATAACGCCAACTGCGCTGCTTGCCATAAAGCAGATGGCTCAGGCATGCCACCAGTGTTCCCAGCAATGAAAGGTTCGGTTATTGCTAATGGGACGGCAGCAGGACACATTAATATTGTTCTACATGGCAAAGGCGCTATGCCAACCTTTAAGATGTTAGGCGATAGCGACCTTGCAGCAGTAATGACTTATGAAAGAAATGCCTTTGGTAACACAGGTAGCGTTGTTCAACCGTCAGATGTTAAATCTGCGCGATAA
- a CDS encoding calcium-binding protein — MIEYGHKDSMMYRTYDDAVQHIIELLDKAMKDDKVPLWARKKVGVRYADDTIKINVTFDSADDVKMVTKVGHAVADVFSHLNEVEGTIVVATDTKVTAPVISVELVVQKDDKTKDTIPDVYDYLKHKDEQEIDTKVPAAFINGFEKGFIGHLLETDILVLNALLENIQDLLSSAADFINNDPLAFDLNGDGIEVTPINNGVMFDHNSNGVKTKSAWLGEDDAWLALDKNGNGVIDNGSELFGDSTILSNGNKAKNGIEALADLDSYKDGVIDNKDDQFENFKLWQDANHDGISQKSELKTLTELRIKSIDLTRTGKTNTFDGAKQTDGLEFTKADGSTGEVAELHLNKNEFYSEFLADVKFKNADFNVKGLGYVRDLAGAMSVDDTLKSLVTNLMSKSTYSEQSQIFDQVLYQWSKGAIQTSAFNAEFVAGSKVQKYKERLVRFDIDDTLRQKLAVLETMSAEDILTKSTWVKASQKTDIGKAVDVYSFNKSNRVDSQAFYEQAYDALKSYQMTQVARYTLFKPLVNLLELTFVEGEYHIDTSATKESIVKDFATDHDNTMALTLGFNEAYGHNQSLSEDFNYLSILKNNNSIFADMTLEEIAVRIDNKQILFAKDTQSISARNGQAHWLIGLAGDDVLKGNVGDDTLVGGEGNDTLNGGEGNNILVGGTGNDILSGSHQGKDIYLFNLGDGQDKVINTSFDKPPAFKDKKSAKSLFSSLDEIVFGAGIDSKDIVATKLGWNLVLSNKNNTDKITIENWFNGKYRIEKFEYADGTIIDASAYSDISESAPPVPKGWFSGGDIEVFEHADGAKFSASIDPQYSALSNEQDKVAFHPDLITTILH; from the coding sequence ATGATAGAATACGGACATAAAGATAGTATGATGTATCGTACTTACGATGATGCAGTTCAACATATAATTGAATTGTTAGATAAGGCTATGAAAGATGATAAGGTGCCGTTGTGGGCAAGAAAAAAAGTTGGAGTAAGGTACGCTGATGATACGATTAAAATTAATGTTACTTTTGATAGTGCTGATGATGTCAAAATGGTGACAAAGGTTGGTCATGCTGTTGCTGATGTTTTCAGTCATTTGAATGAAGTGGAAGGGACGATTGTGGTGGCTACTGATACTAAAGTAACTGCACCAGTGATTAGCGTTGAGTTAGTTGTGCAAAAAGATGACAAAACTAAAGACACTATTCCCGATGTCTACGATTATCTAAAACACAAAGACGAGCAAGAAATAGACACTAAAGTCCCAGCAGCCTTTATAAATGGCTTTGAAAAAGGTTTTATAGGCCATCTTTTAGAGACTGACATTCTTGTTTTAAACGCCCTGCTCGAGAATATTCAAGATTTGCTTAGCTCAGCAGCAGATTTTATAAATAACGACCCATTGGCTTTCGATCTAAATGGTGATGGCATTGAAGTAACGCCTATCAATAATGGCGTAATGTTTGACCATAACTCAAATGGCGTTAAAACCAAAAGCGCATGGTTAGGTGAGGATGATGCTTGGTTAGCACTTGATAAAAATGGCAATGGCGTAATTGACAACGGCTCAGAATTGTTTGGCGACAGCACTATATTGTCAAATGGAAACAAAGCCAAGAATGGCATTGAGGCTTTGGCTGATTTGGATAGTTATAAAGATGGCGTTATTGATAATAAGGACGATCAGTTTGAAAATTTTAAATTGTGGCAAGATGCTAATCATGATGGCATTAGCCAAAAAAGTGAACTCAAAACCTTGACGGAACTAAGAATAAAATCTATTGACCTTACTCGCACAGGTAAAACCAATACTTTTGATGGTGCAAAGCAAACTGACGGACTTGAATTTACTAAAGCTGATGGCTCTACTGGAGAGGTGGCTGAGTTACACCTGAATAAGAATGAATTTTATTCTGAATTTTTAGCCGATGTTAAATTTAAAAATGCCGATTTTAATGTCAAGGGCTTGGGCTATGTTCGCGATTTAGCAGGAGCCATGAGTGTGGATGATACTCTGAAATCCTTGGTTACTAATTTGATGAGTAAAAGCACCTATAGTGAGCAATCACAAATTTTTGATCAAGTGCTTTACCAATGGAGCAAAGGTGCCATTCAAACCTCTGCTTTTAATGCTGAGTTTGTTGCTGGTAGTAAAGTACAAAAGTACAAAGAAAGATTAGTTCGTTTTGATATTGACGACACACTTAGGCAGAAACTTGCCGTCCTAGAGACTATGAGTGCTGAGGATATTCTAACAAAGAGCACTTGGGTAAAGGCCTCACAAAAAACAGATATAGGCAAGGCAGTTGATGTATACAGTTTTAACAAGAGCAATAGAGTGGATTCTCAGGCTTTTTATGAGCAAGCTTATGATGCTCTAAAATCCTATCAAATGACTCAAGTTGCAAGGTACACTTTGTTTAAGCCCTTGGTTAATCTTCTTGAACTAACCTTTGTAGAAGGCGAATATCATATTGATACTAGTGCCACTAAAGAATCAATAGTAAAGGATTTTGCGACTGATCACGATAATACTATGGCGTTGACACTTGGTTTTAATGAAGCATATGGACACAATCAAAGTCTATCCGAAGACTTTAATTATTTATCAATACTCAAAAACAATAATTCAATCTTTGCAGATATGACTTTGGAAGAAATAGCAGTGCGCATTGACAATAAACAGATTTTATTTGCCAAAGATACACAATCTATTAGTGCAAGAAACGGCCAGGCACATTGGCTTATTGGGCTTGCCGGGGATGATGTATTGAAGGGTAATGTTGGTGATGACACTCTGGTAGGTGGAGAAGGTAACGACACTCTAAATGGAGGAGAAGGTAACAATATTTTAGTGGGCGGAACAGGCAATGACATTCTCAGTGGCAGTCATCAGGGTAAAGACATTTATTTATTTAACTTAGGCGATGGACAGGATAAAGTTATTAATACATCTTTTGATAAACCACCAGCATTTAAGGATAAAAAGAGCGCCAAATCACTCTTTAGTAGTCTTGATGAAATTGTTTTTGGTGCAGGTATTGACAGCAAGGATATTGTAGCGACAAAATTAGGATGGAATTTGGTTTTATCTAACAAAAACAACACAGATAAAATTACCATCGAAAATTGGTTTAATGGCAAGTACCGGATTGAGAAATTTGAATACGCTGACGGTACAATCATTGACGCTAGCGCTTATAGCGATATTAGCGAGAGCGCACCTCCTGTCCCTAAAGGTTGGTTTTCTGGTGGCGATATTGAGGTATTTGAACATGCTGATGGCGCAAAATTTAGTGCTAGTATTGACCCTCAATATAGTGCTTTAAGCAATGAACAAGATAAAGTTGCTTTTCATCCAGATCTAATAACGACGATATTACACTGA
- a CDS encoding twin transmembrane helix small protein encodes MEILIVIVIIAILVALGFGLVGMVKGGKQGSDKMFKSLVTRVTLSIVLFLFVMFAGYMGWIQPNTVILDAPSAIQKQ; translated from the coding sequence ATGGAAATTTTAATCGTTATTGTTATCATTGCTATTCTAGTGGCATTAGGCTTTGGGCTTGTTGGCATGGTAAAAGGTGGGAAACAAGGATCAGACAAAATGTTTAAGTCTTTGGTAACGCGCGTTACACTATCAATTGTCTTGTTTTTATTTGTGATGTTCGCTGGTTATATGGGCTGGATTCAGCCTAATACAGTGATACTTGATGCGCCATCAGCGATACAAAAACAATGA
- a CDS encoding calcium-binding protein produces MIEYKWNFSETFYTYDEAVKHVTELLDEAMKNDKALSQVGQKVGVVYVKGMIKINATFDSDDDVKVVAEVGRVIADVVSNLSVLKIVVASGFTLQPRVGVRLVVLETTKGGVTVKDITDNVYDYLKHQDAKEINTEVSSAFMSGFEKGLIGSLLKADISALEALLQNIQGLLGLAGNFEYNDPLAFDLDGDGIEIVPIKNGVMFDHNSDGIKTKSAWLGEDDAWLALDKNGNGAIDNGSELFGDSTILSNGNKAKNGIEALADLDSNHDGIINNEDEQFKNLRLWQDVNQDGVGQRNEIKTLEDLNIEFINLTRTGEANTFNGARQTDGLEFTKTDDFIGRVAELSLDQNEFYSEFLADVKFKNADFNVKGLGYVRDLAGAMSVDDTLKSLVTNLMSKSTYSEQSQIFDQVLYQWSKGAVQASAFNAEFIAGSKVQKYNKKLIRFDIDDTLRQKLAVLETMSAEGSFLDNNNTWFVTQETDAGKVDVYSFNKNNGVDSQTFYEQAYDALKSYQMTQVARQTLFKPWVQSLKLTFEDGEPNIDTSATKSLIAKDFLTDHDNTMALTLGFNEAYGQALSKDFNYLSILKNNSPIFKNMTQEEMAVRIDNKQILFAKDTQFINATEGYDVHWLIGLAGNDVLNGGYGDNILIGGEGNDTLNGGNGYCNTLEGGAGNDILNGEGLFNTLEGGAGNDILNGGNFYRENTYLFNLGDGQDEVTVCKDIGSDVGYRHSKIIFGAGINITDITATSLELDLVLSNENNADKITIKNWFASEGYQIEQFEYADGTIVGASFYADIHDMGVMM; encoded by the coding sequence GTGATTGAATATAAATGGAATTTTAGTGAGACATTTTATACTTACGATGAAGCAGTTAAACATGTAACTGAATTGTTAGATGAGGCTATGAAAAACGATAAGGCACTATCTCAAGTAGGGCAAAAAGTTGGAGTAGTGTATGTCAAAGGCATGATTAAAATTAACGCTACTTTTGATAGTGATGATGATGTCAAAGTGGTGGCAGAGGTTGGTCGCGTTATTGCTGATGTTGTCAGTAATTTGAGTGTTCTAAAGATTGTGGTGGCCTCTGGATTCACACTTCAACCAAGGGTTGGCGTTAGGTTGGTTGTGCTAGAAACAACAAAAGGAGGTGTCACAGTCAAAGACATTACTGACAATGTTTATGATTATCTAAAACACCAAGACGCTAAAGAAATAAACACCGAAGTCTCGTCAGCCTTTATGAGTGGCTTTGAAAAAGGTCTTATAGGCTCTCTTTTAAAGGCTGATATTTCTGCTTTAGAAGCCCTATTACAAAATATTCAAGGCTTGCTTGGCTTGGCAGGAAATTTTGAATATAACGACCCATTGGCTTTTGATCTAGATGGTGATGGCATTGAAATAGTGCCTATCAAGAATGGCGTAATGTTTGACCATAATTCAGATGGCATTAAAACCAAAAGCGCATGGTTAGGTGAGGATGATGCTTGGTTAGCACTTGATAAAAATGGCAATGGTGCAATTGACAACGGCTCAGAATTGTTTGGCGACAGCACTATATTGTCAAATGGAAACAAAGCCAAGAATGGCATTGAGGCTTTGGCTGATTTGGACAGTAATCACGATGGTATTATTAACAATGAGGATGAACAGTTTAAAAATCTTAGATTATGGCAAGATGTTAATCAGGATGGTGTTGGACAAAGAAATGAAATCAAAACCTTGGAGGATCTAAATATAGAATTTATTAATCTTACTCGCACAGGTGAAGCCAATACTTTTAATGGCGCAAGGCAAACCGACGGACTTGAATTTACTAAAACTGATGACTTTATTGGAAGGGTAGCTGAGTTATCTCTGGATCAGAACGAATTTTATTCTGAATTTTTAGCCGATGTTAAATTTAAAAATGCCGATTTTAATGTCAAGGGCTTGGGCTATGTTCGCGATTTAGCGGGAGCCATGAGTGTGGATGATACCCTGAAATCCTTGGTTACTAATTTGATGAGTAAAAGCACTTATAGTGAGCAATCACAAATTTTTGATCAAGTGCTTTACCAATGGAGTAAAGGTGCCGTCCAAGCCTCTGCTTTTAATGCTGAGTTTATTGCTGGTAGTAAAGTACAAAAGTACAACAAAAAATTAATTCGTTTTGATATTGACGACACGCTTAGGCAGAAACTTGCCGTCCTAGAGACCATGAGTGCTGAGGGTAGTTTTTTAGATAACAACAACACTTGGTTTGTCACACAAGAAACAGATGCAGGTAAGGTTGATGTATACAGTTTTAACAAGAACAATGGAGTGGACTCTCAGACTTTTTATGAGCAGGCTTATGATGCTCTAAAATCCTATCAAATGACTCAAGTTGCAAGGCAAACTTTGTTTAAGCCCTGGGTTCAGTCTCTTAAGTTAACCTTTGAAGACGGCGAACCCAATATCGATACTAGCGCTACTAAATCATTGATAGCAAAGGATTTTTTGACTGATCACGATAATACTATGGCGCTGACACTTGGTTTTAATGAAGCATATGGACAAGCCCTATCCAAAGACTTTAATTATTTATCAATACTCAAAAATAATAGTCCAATCTTTAAAAATATGACCCAAGAAGAAATGGCAGTACGCATTGACAATAAACAGATTTTATTTGCCAAAGATACACAATTTATTAATGCCACAGAAGGCTACGATGTACATTGGCTTATTGGACTTGCTGGGAATGATGTATTAAATGGTGGTTATGGTGACAATATTCTGATAGGTGGAGAAGGTAATGACACTCTAAATGGAGGAAACGGTTATTGCAATACTTTAGAGGGCGGTGCAGGCAATGACATTTTAAATGGAGAAGGGCTTTTCAATACTTTAGAGGGCGGTGCAGGCAATGACATTCTCAATGGCGGTAATTTTTATCGTGAAAACACTTATTTATTTAACTTAGGCGATGGTCAGGATGAGGTTACTGTTTGTAAGGATATTGGATCTGATGTTGGTTATAGGCATAGCAAAATTATTTTTGGTGCAGGCATTAACATAACTGATATTACAGCGACAAGTTTAGAATTGGATTTGGTTTTATCTAACGAAAACAACGCAGATAAAATTACCATTAAAAATTGGTTTGCTAGTGAAGGGTACCAGATTGAGCAATTTGAATACGCTGACGGCACAATCGTTGGTGCTAGTTTTTATGCTGACATTCATGACATGGGTGTTATGATGTAA
- the ctaD gene encoding cytochrome c oxidase subunit I, translated as MTATTAPHDDHHHGPEKGLMRWVKTTNHKDIGSLYLWFAFTMLLVGGSFAMGIRAELLQPGLQLMEPQFFNQLTTMHGLIMVFGAIMPAFVGLGNWLIPMMIGAPDMALPRMNNWSFWILPFAGGILLSTFFMEGGAPAFGWTFYAPLSTTFAPDSTDFFIFAVHLLGFSSIMGAINIIATVLNMRAPEMKLMDMPLFVWTWLITSFLLIGAMPVLAGAVTMMLTDRNFGTAFFDATGGGDPVMFQHIFWFFGHPEVYIMILPAFGVVSHIIPTFARKPLFGYSSMVYATASIAFLSYIVWAHHMFLTGMPVAGELYFMYATMLIAVPTGVKVFNWISTMWRGSMTFEAPMLWAVSFVFLFTIGGFSGLMLGIAPADIQYHDTYFVVAHFHYVLVTGALWSIIAATFYWLPKWTGKMYNEKLAKIHFWWAVISVNILFFPQHFLGLAGMPRRIPDYSLQFADFNFISSIGGFAFGASFILLTYIVIDCIRNGEPASSRPWEGAKGLEWTLEPKAQYHSFNTPPSRKLIEAESQNS; from the coding sequence ATGACAGCAACAACAGCCCCTCATGACGATCATCATCACGGCCCTGAAAAAGGTTTGATGAGATGGGTCAAAACAACGAACCATAAAGATATTGGTTCTCTTTACCTGTGGTTCGCCTTTACTATGTTATTAGTAGGTGGTTCATTTGCCATGGGTATTCGTGCTGAATTATTACAGCCAGGATTACAACTAATGGAGCCACAGTTTTTCAATCAACTGACTACGATGCACGGCTTGATTATGGTATTTGGTGCGATTATGCCAGCTTTTGTTGGTTTGGGTAACTGGCTCATTCCAATGATGATAGGTGCGCCTGATATGGCGTTACCACGAATGAACAACTGGTCTTTTTGGATTTTACCATTCGCTGGTGGCATTTTATTAAGTACCTTCTTTATGGAAGGTGGTGCACCCGCATTTGGCTGGACATTCTATGCGCCATTGTCAACAACTTTTGCCCCAGATAGTACAGACTTCTTTATTTTTGCAGTTCATTTATTGGGTTTCTCGTCTATTATGGGTGCGATTAATATTATTGCCACAGTGCTTAATATGCGTGCCCCTGAGATGAAGTTAATGGATATGCCTTTATTCGTATGGACATGGCTAATCACTTCGTTTTTATTGATTGGTGCAATGCCAGTATTGGCAGGGGCAGTAACAATGATGTTGACAGATCGTAACTTTGGTACCGCATTTTTTGATGCAACTGGTGGGGGTGACCCAGTGATGTTCCAGCATATTTTTTGGTTCTTCGGGCATCCTGAGGTGTATATTATGATTTTGCCAGCGTTTGGTGTGGTTTCTCATATTATCCCAACTTTTGCCCGCAAGCCATTGTTTGGTTATTCTTCAATGGTATATGCAACAGCATCAATTGCATTTTTGTCCTACATTGTGTGGGCGCACCATATGTTTTTGACAGGTATGCCTGTTGCAGGTGAATTGTACTTTATGTATGCCACGATGTTAATTGCAGTGCCCACAGGTGTTAAGGTGTTTAACTGGATATCAACAATGTGGCGGGGTTCAATGACTTTTGAAGCGCCGATGTTGTGGGCGGTTTCATTTGTATTCTTATTTACAATTGGTGGTTTTTCTGGTTTGATGTTGGGTATTGCGCCAGCAGATATTCAATATCACGATACTTATTTTGTGGTTGCACATTTCCACTATGTATTGGTAACAGGTGCATTGTGGTCAATCATTGCAGCAACCTTCTATTGGTTGCCTAAGTGGACAGGCAAGATGTATAACGAAAAATTGGCAAAAATACACTTTTGGTGGGCGGTTATTTCAGTCAATATATTGTTTTTCCCTCAGCATTTCTTAGGTCTGGCAGGTATGCCACGCCGTATTCCTGATTATTCATTACAGTTTGCAGACTTTAACTTTATTTCTTCCATCGGTGGCTTTGCATTTGGTGCATCGTTTATTTTATTAACTTATATTGTGATTGATTGTATTCGTAATGGCGAGCCAGCCAGTTCACGCCCCTGGGAAGGTGCAAAAGGCTTAGAGTGGACATTGGAGCCAAAAGCGCAATACCATAGTTTTAATACGCCACCATCAAGAAAGTTGATAGAGGCGGAGTCGCAGAATTCTTAA
- a CDS encoding SURF1 family protein, whose protein sequence is MKRAFILPTILIVITLWGLLSLGFWQLDRAAEKRAIEADIVAAQLSPAEFVPVNELVNKEHYQVLLRGHYDNDKQFIYDNQIVNSNAGYYVLTPFVLENQTAILVNRGFVPWYGNRDKLINTNIGKNITTIQVKLISPKERIKLKQQNASPIFPLLIQSLDLNQLSQLSGYSIVPMLAQLNVNAKHGFYRKWQPFYGSVDKHLGYALQWFLMAFVLGIIALRLLIKKSGK, encoded by the coding sequence ATGAAACGCGCGTTTATTCTACCCACTATATTGATTGTGATAACATTATGGGGCTTGTTGTCCCTTGGTTTTTGGCAATTAGACCGTGCTGCTGAAAAGCGTGCAATAGAGGCTGATATTGTCGCCGCACAGTTGAGCCCTGCTGAGTTTGTGCCAGTGAATGAGCTTGTTAATAAAGAGCATTATCAAGTTTTACTTCGAGGGCATTATGATAACGACAAACAATTTATTTACGACAATCAAATTGTTAATAGCAATGCAGGATATTATGTTTTAACCCCTTTTGTGCTTGAAAATCAAACTGCAATCTTGGTTAATCGTGGCTTTGTGCCGTGGTATGGCAATCGTGATAAATTAATTAATACGAATATTGGCAAAAATATAACCACCATTCAAGTTAAGCTGATTAGCCCTAAAGAGCGCATTAAACTTAAACAACAGAATGCCAGTCCAATCTTTCCATTGTTAATTCAGTCTCTAGATTTAAATCAATTGTCGCAATTGTCAGGTTATTCTATTGTGCCCATGTTGGCACAACTTAATGTGAATGCCAAGCATGGTTTTTATCGAAAATGGCAACCCTTTTATGGCTCTGTTGATAAGCATTTGGGCTATGCCCTGCAATGGTTTTTAATGGCATTTGTACTTGGCATTATTGCCCTTAGGTTGCTGATAAAGAAAAGCGGGAAATAA
- a CDS encoding cytochrome c oxidase subunit 3 — MSKEQAYYVPHGTYWPIIGSIGIATLFVGFANQMHGVEWGGSAMALGFAIVVFMMFGWLGQVVNESTSGVYNNQVDRSFRWGMSWFIFSEVMFFAAFFGALFYARQLSVPWLGGADNNIYTPELWNGFKAGWDAVAFTTPGATLQSGVEMSVPTQLVNTWGLPALNTLLLLLSGVTLTFAHHALRTGHRNQIIGWLVATIALGSAFLGFQIMEYGHAYHDGLKLTSGIYGSTFYMLTGFHGFHVTIGVIMLTIILYRIQKGHFTADNHFGFEGVAWYWHFVDVVWLGLFIFVYWL, encoded by the coding sequence ATGAGTAAAGAGCAAGCATATTATGTGCCACACGGTACATACTGGCCAATTATTGGCTCAATTGGCATCGCAACATTATTTGTTGGTTTTGCTAATCAAATGCATGGGGTAGAATGGGGGGGATCGGCAATGGCACTTGGTTTTGCAATTGTGGTGTTTATGATGTTTGGCTGGCTTGGTCAAGTCGTCAATGAGAGTACTAGTGGCGTTTACAATAATCAGGTTGACCGCTCATTTCGTTGGGGTATGAGTTGGTTTATCTTTTCTGAAGTGATGTTTTTTGCCGCCTTTTTTGGTGCATTGTTTTACGCAAGGCAACTTTCGGTACCGTGGTTAGGTGGTGCAGACAACAATATATATACGCCAGAGTTGTGGAACGGCTTTAAAGCAGGATGGGATGCAGTTGCCTTCACAACACCCGGTGCAACTTTGCAATCAGGTGTTGAAATGTCAGTGCCAACGCAATTGGTTAATACCTGGGGGTTGCCAGCACTTAATACATTGTTGCTGTTGCTATCAGGCGTAACATTAACCTTTGCCCATCATGCATTGCGCACTGGGCATCGCAATCAAATCATTGGTTGGTTAGTGGCAACCATTGCATTAGGATCGGCTTTTCTAGGGTTTCAAATTATGGAATACGGGCACGCTTATCATGATGGCTTAAAACTCACTTCAGGCATTTATGGTTCAACCTTTTATATGCTAACAGGCTTCCATGGTTTTCATGTAACGATTGGCGTCATTATGTTAACAATCATTTTGTATCGTATACAAAAAGGTCATTTTACTGCAGACAACCATTTTGGCTTTGAGGGCGTGGCTTGGTATTGGCACTTTGTAGATGTGGTGTGGTTAGGTTTGTTCATCTTTGTGTATTGGTTATAA
- a CDS encoding cytochrome c oxidase assembly protein encodes MERKKITKGFWIKLVSAPILMFAFAYAMVPIYDVFCEITGFNGTTGRVDSEQQYRVDENRKVEVSFFAMTMGGFPVQFGPKVNSMVIVPGKFYTTSYIAKNNTDETIIGQAIPSVAPTDAALYFKKLECFCFNKQIFKPHEEVEMTLRFVVEPELDKRIKDISLSYNFFKLEK; translated from the coding sequence ATGGAACGAAAAAAAATAACAAAAGGGTTCTGGATAAAGTTAGTGTCAGCACCAATATTAATGTTTGCTTTTGCTTATGCAATGGTACCTATTTATGATGTTTTTTGTGAAATTACTGGATTTAATGGCACCACAGGTAGAGTAGATAGTGAACAACAATATAGGGTTGATGAAAATCGCAAAGTTGAGGTAAGTTTTTTTGCCATGACAATGGGTGGGTTTCCAGTGCAGTTTGGGCCAAAGGTAAATTCAATGGTAATCGTACCGGGTAAGTTTTACACCACCAGTTATATTGCCAAGAATAATACCGATGAGACCATTATTGGACAAGCGATTCCTAGTGTGGCACCGACAGATGCGGCACTTTATTTTAAAAAATTAGAATGTTTTTGTTTTAATAAACAGATATTCAAGCCACATGAAGAGGTTGAAATGACCTTGAGGTTTGTGGTTGAGCCAGAATTGGATAAGCGTATAAAAGATATAAGTTTGTCTTATAATTTTTTTAAACTTGAAAAATAG